From Rudanella lutea DSM 19387, a single genomic window includes:
- a CDS encoding M61 family metallopeptidase, producing the protein MKNNLRYSFLLMVWAVLGYGPTQASTSPSDNEAPPSPQITYTLSMPQPANHYFEVEMKLSQIAGPANLKKNGYIDLKMPVWTPGSYLIREYAKNVEDFRATVGGKPAPVEKIRKNTWRISTRDAVGDDITVRYRVYAYELTVRTSFLDDTHGYVNGASMFLFNDALKDQPSRLVIQPAKGWNKVSVALKQAPGAPFTYEVPNFDLLVDSPIEIGNHRTFTFTAAGVPHTVAQFGEVEYNEQKLAADYKRVCETATSIFGEHPCTDYTFIVHHTNVGGGGLEHQNSTSLQTTRAAYATEASYKGFLTLVAHEYFHLWNVKRLRPIALGPFDYENENYTRALWEAEGFTSFYEDYILRMAGFHTPEQYLSVVAGDITGIENQPGNRVQSVADASFDAWIKHYRPNENSSNSTISYYSKGSVLASLLNLSILASTNGQKSLTDVMRLLYNRYYKELKRGFRDEELKQALEQVGGKNLDSFFQKYVYGTDAIDYVPFFEPVGLRLVNGYANAQDAYLGVATGLNPTNGRQTITSVRRGSSAETAGLNVGDEILAIDSIRVNEDVNKLMASYRPGNTFKMIVNRGGILKELSVTLTRLPLVTYRLEPLPNRTETQKSLYNKWLHIN; encoded by the coding sequence ATGAAAAATAATTTGCGGTATTCCTTTTTACTCATGGTATGGGCGGTTTTAGGCTACGGCCCCACCCAGGCCAGCACTTCACCTTCAGACAACGAAGCTCCGCCTTCCCCCCAAATCACCTACACACTTTCAATGCCGCAGCCGGCCAATCACTACTTCGAAGTAGAGATGAAGCTGAGTCAGATTGCCGGCCCTGCTAACCTGAAAAAGAACGGGTACATCGACCTGAAAATGCCCGTCTGGACCCCCGGTTCGTACCTGATTCGCGAATACGCCAAAAACGTGGAAGACTTCCGGGCTACCGTTGGCGGTAAACCTGCGCCCGTTGAAAAAATCCGCAAGAACACCTGGCGTATAAGCACCCGTGATGCGGTTGGCGACGATATAACGGTTCGCTACCGGGTGTACGCCTACGAACTTACCGTCCGAACCAGTTTCCTCGACGACACGCACGGCTACGTGAACGGCGCGAGTATGTTTCTGTTTAACGATGCCCTGAAAGACCAGCCTTCCCGCCTGGTCATTCAGCCCGCCAAGGGGTGGAACAAGGTATCCGTAGCCCTCAAACAGGCGCCCGGTGCGCCGTTTACGTATGAGGTTCCCAACTTCGACCTGCTGGTTGATTCGCCCATCGAAATCGGAAACCACCGCACTTTTACCTTTACAGCCGCGGGCGTACCGCACACCGTCGCTCAGTTTGGCGAGGTCGAGTACAATGAGCAGAAATTAGCCGCCGACTACAAGCGGGTTTGCGAAACAGCTACCTCAATATTCGGCGAGCATCCCTGCACTGATTACACGTTTATTGTTCACCACACCAACGTGGGGGGCGGTGGCCTGGAGCATCAGAATTCAACCAGCCTCCAGACTACCCGCGCGGCCTACGCCACCGAAGCCAGTTACAAGGGGTTTCTGACGTTGGTAGCCCACGAGTACTTCCACCTCTGGAACGTGAAACGGCTGCGGCCTATCGCCCTCGGACCGTTTGATTATGAAAACGAAAACTACACCCGCGCCCTCTGGGAAGCTGAAGGGTTCACGTCGTTTTACGAAGACTATATTCTCCGAATGGCCGGCTTCCATACACCAGAGCAATACCTGTCGGTGGTAGCAGGCGATATCACCGGTATTGAAAATCAACCGGGCAACCGGGTACAGTCGGTAGCTGATGCCAGCTTCGATGCCTGGATTAAGCACTACCGGCCAAATGAAAACTCAAGCAACAGCACCATTTCGTACTACAGCAAAGGCAGCGTACTGGCTTCGCTGCTGAACCTGTCGATTTTGGCAAGCACCAATGGTCAGAAAAGCCTTACAGATGTGATGCGCCTGCTTTACAACCGCTACTACAAGGAACTCAAGCGTGGTTTCCGCGATGAAGAACTGAAGCAGGCGCTGGAGCAGGTAGGCGGCAAAAATCTGGACAGCTTTTTCCAGAAATACGTGTACGGCACCGACGCTATCGATTATGTTCCTTTCTTCGAACCGGTTGGCCTTCGACTGGTTAATGGGTATGCCAATGCACAGGATGCCTATTTGGGCGTAGCTACCGGCCTGAACCCAACCAACGGCCGCCAAACGATTACTTCGGTACGGCGCGGCTCCTCAGCCGAAACCGCCGGTCTGAATGTGGGCGATGAGATTCTGGCTATTGATAGTATTCGGGTCAATGAAGACGTAAACAAACTGATGGCGAGTTACCGACCCGGCAACACGTTTAAAATGATCGTAAACCGGGGGGGAATTCTAAAAGAACTCAGCGTCACGCTTACCCGGCTTCCACTCGTCACGTATCGGCTGGAACCCCTACCCAACCGAACCGAAACGCAGAAATCATTATACAACAAATGGTTACATATTAACTAA
- a CDS encoding GNAT family N-acetyltransferase, with protein MITVRHISTPADLDQAFAIRREVFVEEQNVPTEEEYDEFETISRHFLASYQTPEGTLLPCGTARWRRTGKGIKLERFAVRKAFRGKGVGKALVKAVLDDVFGLQPEPIESIYLHAQVTAMPLYAGFGFKPVGPMFEECNIQHYRMVLPSSAYSHE; from the coding sequence ATGATTACTGTCCGTCATATTTCAACCCCTGCCGACCTTGACCAGGCTTTTGCCATTCGTCGGGAGGTATTTGTGGAAGAACAAAATGTACCAACCGAAGAAGAGTATGATGAGTTTGAGACGATAAGCCGCCATTTTCTGGCCAGCTACCAGACTCCGGAAGGGACATTGCTCCCCTGCGGAACCGCCCGTTGGCGCCGTACGGGTAAAGGCATCAAACTCGAGCGTTTCGCCGTTCGTAAAGCGTTTCGCGGAAAAGGCGTTGGCAAGGCCCTTGTCAAAGCTGTGCTGGACGATGTGTTTGGCCTGCAACCCGAGCCCATCGAGTCGATTTACCTGCACGCTCAGGTAACCGCCATGCCGCTTTATGCGGGTTTCGGGTTCAAACCCGTTGGACCAATGTTTGAGGAATGTAATATCCAACATTACCGAATGGTACTCCCCAGCTCTGCGTATTCGCACGAATGA
- a CDS encoding RNA polymerase sigma factor translates to MKHSVKDEELVRLYLHTRQNAYFEQLYKRYVGKVYRRCFSLTKNPTQAEDFTHDIFLRIHSGLSRFQERSAFATWLYAISYNYCMDQLRLTNRANLIELDESAHNLPDTNDTEHLEQRLRHLSVVMENMSLEETMLIRLKYEDDLDIKEIARQYNLKDSAIKMRLKRTRDKIRRMYFEYHD, encoded by the coding sequence ATGAAACACTCTGTCAAAGACGAGGAGCTGGTACGGCTGTACCTGCACACTCGCCAAAATGCCTATTTTGAGCAGCTCTACAAGCGGTACGTTGGCAAGGTTTACCGTCGCTGTTTTTCCCTCACCAAAAACCCTACTCAAGCCGAAGATTTCACGCACGACATCTTCCTCCGCATCCACTCAGGCCTCAGTCGATTTCAGGAACGTTCGGCATTTGCCACCTGGCTCTACGCCATCTCGTACAACTACTGTATGGATCAGCTTCGGCTCACTAACCGGGCCAACCTGATTGAACTCGACGAATCAGCGCACAACCTGCCCGATACCAACGATACCGAACACCTTGAGCAGCGGCTGCGTCATTTGTCGGTGGTGATGGAAAACATGAGTCTGGAAGAAACGATGCTCATCCGGCTCAAGTACGAAGACGACCTCGATATTAAGGAGATAGCCCGTCAGTACAACCTGAAAGATAGCGCGATCAAAATGCGTCTGAAACGCACCCGCGACAAGATTCGTCGCATGTACTTCGAGTATCACGATTAA
- a CDS encoding PhoH family protein — translation MVEKVITLDNVPLIEFLGVENTNIKQVAAAFPMSRIISRGNEIRIKGTTPEITRISDVLNSLLEHFQKYGKLTHENVETYLNGANAKGEGILPVDVGNDEDVLVYGTRGIVVRAKTANQKRLVEAANHHDLVFAIGPAGTGKTYTAVAIAVRALKNKEVKKIIITRPAVEAGENLGFLPGDLKEKIDPYLRPIYDALDDMIPAEKLKYYTENRIIEIAPLAYMRGRTLNNAFILLDEAQNTTPMQMKMFLTRMGPTSKAIITGDRSQIDLPQKQKSGLIESVDLLRKIKGIAFVDLDGRDVVRHRLVKEIIAAYEEAGQ, via the coding sequence TTGGTCGAAAAAGTAATCACCTTAGACAACGTACCACTAATCGAATTTTTGGGCGTTGAGAACACCAATATCAAGCAGGTAGCTGCTGCCTTTCCGATGAGCCGCATTATTTCGCGGGGCAACGAAATTCGGATCAAAGGCACTACGCCCGAAATTACCCGCATTTCCGACGTATTGAACTCACTGCTGGAGCATTTTCAGAAATACGGCAAACTCACGCACGAAAACGTTGAAACGTACCTCAACGGAGCCAATGCCAAGGGCGAAGGCATCTTACCCGTAGATGTTGGCAATGATGAAGACGTGCTGGTGTATGGTACCCGAGGTATTGTGGTGCGAGCGAAAACCGCCAACCAGAAACGACTGGTCGAAGCGGCCAATCACCACGACCTTGTTTTTGCCATTGGGCCAGCCGGTACCGGGAAAACCTATACAGCGGTAGCGATTGCTGTACGGGCGCTGAAAAACAAAGAGGTAAAAAAAATCATCATCACGCGCCCGGCCGTGGAGGCAGGCGAGAACCTCGGTTTTTTGCCCGGCGACCTGAAGGAGAAAATCGACCCGTATCTTCGGCCTATTTACGACGCCCTCGACGATATGATTCCGGCCGAGAAGCTGAAGTATTATACCGAAAACCGGATTATCGAGATTGCTCCCCTCGCTTATATGCGCGGCCGGACGCTCAATAATGCGTTTATTTTGCTCGATGAAGCCCAGAATACGACCCCGATGCAGATGAAAATGTTTCTGACGCGGATGGGCCCTACCTCGAAGGCAATCATCACCGGCGACCGCTCACAGATCGACTTGCCCCAAAAACAGAAGTCAGGTCTGATTGAATCCGTCGATTTACTCCGTAAAATCAAAGGCATTGCATTTGTCGATCTGGATGGTCGGGATGTGGTGCGCCACCGTTTAGTGAAAGAGATTATTGCCGCGTATGAAGAAGCCGGTCAATAG
- a CDS encoding tetratricopeptide repeat protein produces MSYSQPRAGVLALTVFAGIGLALPAAGQRTLSYTESDYHFRNGIELFEKSNYGAARYEFRQYLDRRKVSENASEAIAADQNVVDAEYHIALSSLYLDEPGSEVLVDRFVKNHSQHPKAGQLYGDLGQYYYEREDYTKAIDFLEKAVGQNASGPQMAKNKYRLAVSYFNTQDVNRALPLLNQIKLDPDAEDAPAASYYAGVINYRNNNFSEAVADFKRIAQNPTYQNEVPNWIAQSLYRERQFDQLLAYTEPLLRRGGTNLSDVGLVTAEVYYQQGKFDRAIPYYKQYLAAKGAKVPGPVKFRYGQSLFRTGKYDEAITQLKPLSTGKDTVSQYAAFTLGISYLQTQNPSYALTAFDQAGRLAFSKPIQEEAQFNHAKVQLDLNNGTDAVKELNAFLQRYPDSPFENEANELLGEAYFASNNYPAAIAYIEKLKRRTPKINATYQRLTYNQAVNDYNAERYAQALQNFDKSLSVQADAELRQSAQFWKAETFSAQKQYDTAIPMYASLSRTPGELGAKSLYALGYAYYNKKDYSRALTYFRDFVGKGAQAGDAGLVEDARVRIADGYFATKQYNEAMRAYDEVIARGRGDRDYATYQKGLILSYVGRDTEAKAEFDKLQRQYPGSRYLDDALFQAANVDFEKGAYQVAIRGFSKLIQDRPQSYLIPSALLKRATAYSNLQTYDQAIADYRRILNEYGSSDQAQGALLGLQNALNDAGRPEEFSGVLGQYKKSNPGSSDVEKVEFDNAKNIYFNEKYAQAIQSLLAFMQEYPASPNLNEARYYVGESYRQTKDVANALRYYNLILTDGKSEFATRAATRAAELETSQKNYARAVRNYQFVLNRANGKNEEVAAKLGLMETYFVAPKLDSAAYYAREVVEAGNVLPGAQNRAQLMLGKIALSRNDYKAATAEFEKTIALAKDVYGAEANYLIGEALYRQKKYKESIATLLKFNETFGEFEYWKGRAFILVADNNVGLNELAQARAVLNSIIENASDDRVVAEAKQKLAALESKN; encoded by the coding sequence ATGTCCTACTCCCAACCCCGTGCGGGTGTTCTCGCGCTCACGGTATTCGCGGGGATCGGTTTGGCGCTTCCTGCCGCCGGCCAGCGCACCCTGAGCTATACTGAATCTGATTATCATTTCCGTAACGGCATCGAGTTGTTCGAGAAGAGCAATTACGGTGCTGCCCGCTACGAATTCCGGCAATATCTCGACCGCCGAAAGGTAAGCGAAAACGCGTCGGAAGCCATTGCGGCTGACCAGAACGTAGTGGATGCTGAATACCACATTGCTTTGTCGAGTCTTTATCTCGACGAGCCGGGTTCTGAAGTGCTGGTAGACCGGTTTGTGAAAAATCATAGTCAGCACCCCAAGGCTGGGCAGCTCTACGGTGACTTGGGTCAGTACTACTACGAGCGTGAAGATTACACCAAAGCCATTGACTTTTTGGAGAAGGCGGTTGGGCAGAATGCCTCAGGCCCCCAAATGGCGAAGAACAAGTACCGGCTGGCCGTATCCTACTTCAATACGCAGGATGTCAATCGGGCCTTGCCGCTGCTGAACCAGATCAAGCTCGACCCTGATGCCGAAGATGCTCCGGCGGCTTCGTACTATGCCGGGGTGATTAACTACCGCAATAATAACTTCAGCGAGGCTGTTGCCGATTTCAAACGCATTGCGCAGAATCCGACGTATCAGAACGAAGTTCCGAACTGGATTGCTCAGTCGCTCTACCGCGAACGGCAGTTCGATCAGTTGCTGGCGTACACGGAGCCATTGCTCCGGCGGGGGGGGACCAACCTGAGCGATGTCGGGCTTGTAACGGCCGAGGTATATTACCAACAGGGTAAGTTTGACCGGGCTATTCCATATTATAAGCAGTATCTGGCTGCTAAAGGGGCCAAAGTGCCCGGTCCGGTGAAGTTTCGGTATGGGCAGTCGTTGTTCCGAACCGGCAAGTATGACGAAGCCATTACGCAGCTGAAACCCTTATCTACCGGTAAAGATACCGTGTCGCAGTACGCTGCTTTTACGCTCGGCATTAGCTACTTACAAACGCAGAATCCGAGTTACGCACTCACCGCGTTTGATCAGGCCGGGCGGCTGGCTTTCAGTAAGCCCATTCAGGAAGAGGCTCAGTTTAATCACGCCAAGGTGCAGCTCGACCTGAACAACGGGACCGATGCCGTAAAAGAGCTGAATGCCTTTTTGCAGCGTTACCCCGACAGTCCGTTTGAAAACGAAGCCAACGAGTTGCTGGGTGAAGCGTATTTTGCTTCCAACAACTACCCGGCTGCCATTGCGTACATCGAAAAGCTGAAGCGCCGGACGCCCAAAATCAACGCTACGTACCAGCGCCTGACTTACAATCAGGCCGTAAACGATTACAATGCCGAACGCTATGCCCAGGCCTTGCAGAACTTCGATAAATCACTGAGTGTACAGGCCGATGCCGAGTTGCGACAATCGGCACAATTCTGGAAAGCCGAAACGTTCTCGGCGCAGAAACAATACGATACGGCTATTCCGATGTACGCGTCGTTATCGCGCACACCGGGCGAACTGGGTGCCAAAAGCCTGTACGCACTGGGCTACGCCTACTACAACAAGAAAGATTACAGCCGAGCATTGACCTATTTCCGCGACTTTGTTGGCAAGGGTGCGCAGGCGGGTGATGCAGGCTTAGTGGAAGACGCGCGGGTGCGTATTGCCGATGGGTATTTTGCTACCAAGCAATACAACGAAGCCATGCGGGCGTACGATGAAGTGATTGCCCGCGGCCGTGGCGATCGTGATTATGCTACGTATCAAAAAGGCTTGATTTTGAGTTATGTAGGCCGTGATACCGAAGCTAAAGCCGAGTTTGATAAGTTGCAGCGGCAGTATCCCGGATCGCGGTATCTCGACGATGCCCTCTTTCAGGCCGCCAATGTCGATTTTGAAAAGGGTGCCTATCAGGTGGCTATTCGCGGTTTTAGCAAGCTCATTCAGGACCGGCCGCAGAGCTATTTGATCCCCTCAGCCCTGCTCAAGCGGGCTACGGCTTACAGTAACCTGCAAACGTACGATCAGGCCATTGCTGATTACCGGCGAATCCTGAACGAGTACGGAAGCTCCGATCAGGCGCAGGGGGCTTTGCTGGGCTTGCAAAATGCCTTGAACGATGCCGGTCGGCCCGAGGAGTTTTCGGGAGTGCTGGGTCAGTACAAGAAGTCGAACCCCGGTAGCTCCGACGTGGAGAAAGTGGAGTTCGACAACGCCAAAAATATCTATTTCAACGAAAAATACGCGCAGGCTATCCAGTCGTTGCTGGCCTTTATGCAGGAGTATCCGGCAAGCCCAAACCTGAATGAGGCCCGGTATTACGTGGGGGAGTCGTACCGGCAGACCAAAGACGTAGCCAATGCACTACGGTATTATAACCTCATTCTGACCGATGGCAAATCGGAGTTTGCGACCCGAGCGGCAACGCGCGCGGCCGAACTCGAAACAAGCCAGAAAAACTACGCCCGTGCCGTACGCAACTACCAGTTTGTGCTGAATCGGGCCAATGGTAAAAACGAGGAGGTGGCGGCCAAGCTTGGTCTGATGGAAACCTACTTTGTTGCGCCTAAGCTCGACTCGGCGGCCTATTACGCTCGTGAGGTGGTAGAAGCAGGCAACGTGCTGCCGGGTGCTCAGAACCGGGCTCAGCTTATGCTGGGTAAGATTGCCCTGAGCCGTAACGACTACAAAGCGGCCACCGCTGAGTTTGAAAAGACCATTGCCCTGGCTAAAGACGTGTACGGAGCCGAAGCGAATTACCTTATTGGTGAAGCCTTGTATCGGCAGAAAAAATACAAAGAATCCATTGCGACCCTGCTCAAATTCAACGAGACGTT
- a CDS encoding DUF2147 domain-containing protein: MKLLFSLLFLGFLHGPPAQAQANAPADALLGRWYVPSRQSTVEFFKKDNRYFARISELGGGWEKNYAHTKGKILLTNLQFTGDEWAGGEVIHPASGLRFDAALTLKNPNTIRAIAYKGARFLHREFIMVRQAPPSESLTGK, translated from the coding sequence ATGAAACTGTTATTTTCGTTACTCTTTCTGGGCTTTTTGCACGGGCCACCCGCTCAGGCACAGGCCAACGCGCCGGCCGACGCCTTACTTGGGCGCTGGTACGTCCCCTCCCGGCAGTCGACGGTCGAATTTTTCAAAAAAGACAATCGGTACTTTGCCCGAATCAGCGAGCTGGGTGGCGGCTGGGAAAAAAACTATGCGCACACCAAAGGCAAAATTCTGCTCACGAACCTACAATTTACCGGCGACGAATGGGCCGGTGGCGAAGTGATTCACCCAGCTTCGGGCCTGCGCTTCGATGCCGCCCTGACGCTCAAAAACCCGAATACCATTCGGGCTATTGCTTACAAAGGGGCTCGTTTTCTGCACCGGGAGTTTATCATGGTTCGGCAAGCTCCGCCATCCGAAAGCCTGACAGGCAAATAG
- a CDS encoding M43 family zinc metalloprotease: MKKPVNSVFFRVTAGLLMLVGFVISAQAQTTPHVHTDRCATPAVEQLLRLRNPARQKQAEALERLIQQQQLTSKARQADDNTVYRIPVVVHVIHNNSSNFVGGTNNPNISDEQIQSQIRVLNEDYRRQAGTNGFNTSPIGSDTGVEFYLATTDPQGQPSKGITRTYYDKQTEFDAFSYSDLVKLSNIVYWPSDRYLNIWVTRLSGLTLGYAQMPMAADTLQGLPTGADVPDEKIDGVVISYVVFGANACNAQYRSYCQGRTTTHEVGHWLGLLHTNGDVSCGTDHVADTPPVEQLNRGTTCTSMFSECVRGQRTRNLTENYMDYSPDACMNMFTLGQRARMRAVLAVSPRRQKLIQSVNNPLGESDQLSIAMVPNPAQFEATAEVRFRGAKSLTVELLDLNGRLIQTRNYSTTTSTRVSLTVTNLPKGMYIVRATAGDETTATRLLVH, from the coding sequence ATGAAGAAGCCGGTCAATAGCGTTTTTTTCCGGGTAACAGCCGGCCTGCTTATGCTGGTCGGCTTTGTTATATCCGCACAGGCCCAAACCACCCCCCATGTGCATACCGATCGGTGTGCCACTCCGGCTGTTGAACAACTGCTCCGGTTGCGCAACCCGGCTCGTCAGAAACAGGCCGAAGCCCTCGAGCGGCTCATTCAGCAACAGCAACTTACAAGCAAGGCACGCCAGGCCGACGACAATACGGTGTATCGGATTCCGGTAGTAGTACACGTGATTCACAACAACTCGTCGAATTTTGTGGGCGGTACCAACAACCCGAATATTTCCGACGAGCAGATCCAATCGCAGATTCGGGTACTGAACGAAGACTATCGCCGACAGGCCGGAACAAACGGCTTCAATACCAGCCCCATCGGGTCGGATACCGGCGTTGAGTTTTATCTCGCTACCACCGACCCGCAAGGGCAGCCCTCCAAGGGCATAACCCGGACGTATTACGACAAACAGACTGAGTTCGACGCCTTTTCGTACAGCGATCTCGTCAAGCTCTCCAACATTGTCTATTGGCCCTCCGACCGGTACCTGAATATCTGGGTGACCCGCCTGTCGGGCCTGACGCTGGGGTACGCTCAAATGCCTATGGCTGCCGACACCCTGCAAGGGCTCCCTACCGGTGCCGACGTACCCGACGAGAAAATTGATGGCGTGGTGATTTCGTACGTTGTTTTTGGGGCCAATGCCTGCAATGCTCAGTACCGCTCCTACTGCCAGGGCCGCACCACCACGCACGAGGTAGGTCATTGGCTTGGCCTGTTGCATACCAATGGCGATGTATCCTGTGGTACAGATCATGTCGCTGATACGCCCCCGGTCGAACAGCTTAACCGAGGCACCACCTGCACATCGATGTTTTCGGAGTGCGTGCGCGGTCAGCGAACGCGCAATCTGACCGAAAATTACATGGATTACTCGCCTGATGCGTGCATGAATATGTTCACACTCGGTCAGCGTGCTCGTATGCGAGCCGTGTTGGCGGTTAGTCCCCGTCGGCAGAAACTTATTCAGTCGGTAAACAATCCGTTAGGTGAAAGCGATCAGCTAAGCATAGCAATGGTTCCTAACCCGGCCCAGTTCGAAGCAACCGCCGAAGTGCGTTTCCGGGGGGCCAAATCGCTTACTGTCGAGCTACTCGACCTGAATGGTCGCCTTATTCAAACCCGCAACTATTCCACGACAACAAGCACCCGAGTTTCGCTCACAGTTACAAATCTGCCCAAAGGCATGTATATTGTTCGGGCAACGGCGGGCGACGAAACAACGGCTACCCGATTGCTTGTCCATTGA
- a CDS encoding ComEC/Rec2 family competence protein produces the protein MKSAPFLRYALALIAGILWYNFFPDAHYFAIATGLVGVFLYAGGWWWQARQQPGYRSMLLSAGALMLVMVLGWFVTQRHTPRTNANNLVHLADTLRAYEGVVDNLPEERAKTYRVELSVRRGRTDNTGWQPLNGRVIVYLDKTDTPLPRYGEVWLVSGAPRPIDPPLNPAEFDYKTYLSHKGIYHQQYLRPYQRQLLGYAPGNPITQLATRVNQFADSVFTAQIGSKTEYGIVNAMILGVRDDIDPDLYKSYAAAGAVHVLSVSGLHVGILFGLMVYVLGFLRKSRRAKLVLGIVQLLVLWFYALVTGMSPAVLRSAGMFSVLIVANATGRQAYMPNVLGASAFFILLFDPYALFSAGFQLSYVAVAGIGAWQKPVYELFTIKNRFLDHIWELTSVALVAQMATFPLGVYYFHQFPTYFLLANPIVMDLVACLLPLAMFSLAVCWIPYLRDLSSYLLQKLTGLLNQSVSQTSQLPGGLWDGLWLDPFELIVLYALLIAGIYAWLHRKPQFGLTATGLALLLMSLLLNDELNRRHQQRLAVHFLPHKTAVSLTSGGESILLTDLDVQNDPRSFDFYLKNTFGQWGVRKLSVTNPKPDSTATGIPPGFQATNDYALWVWQGKTILLVNRLRGRSYWQLPAVVDYAIIRRNAVQQWSDLDGRVVARQLIFDDSNKTPLTDRLLAEARPRNIRCYSVRQQGAYVTEW, from the coding sequence ATGAAAAGCGCTCCGTTTCTCCGGTACGCGCTGGCACTGATAGCCGGCATTCTGTGGTACAATTTTTTTCCTGACGCCCACTATTTCGCTATAGCAACCGGATTAGTGGGCGTTTTTTTATACGCGGGTGGCTGGTGGTGGCAAGCCCGGCAGCAGCCTGGTTACCGAAGTATGCTACTCTCGGCCGGCGCGTTGATGCTTGTGATGGTGCTGGGTTGGTTCGTTACCCAACGGCACACGCCCCGCACCAACGCAAACAATCTCGTTCACCTGGCCGATACGCTCCGGGCCTACGAGGGCGTGGTGGACAATCTGCCCGAAGAACGTGCCAAAACCTACCGGGTGGAGTTGTCGGTTCGGCGCGGGCGTACCGACAACACAGGCTGGCAACCGTTGAACGGCCGGGTCATTGTGTACCTTGACAAAACAGACACGCCCCTGCCCCGCTACGGCGAGGTCTGGCTGGTATCGGGCGCACCCCGCCCCATTGATCCGCCCCTCAACCCCGCCGAATTTGATTATAAGACGTACCTCAGCCACAAGGGAATTTACCACCAACAGTACCTTCGCCCTTATCAGCGGCAGCTTCTGGGCTATGCACCAGGCAACCCGATTACGCAACTGGCTACGCGGGTAAACCAGTTTGCTGATAGCGTATTTACGGCCCAAATCGGCTCCAAAACAGAGTACGGCATTGTAAACGCCATGATTCTGGGGGTTCGTGATGACATTGACCCCGACTTATACAAATCATATGCAGCCGCCGGAGCCGTACACGTACTGTCGGTGTCGGGCCTGCATGTAGGTATTCTGTTTGGCCTGATGGTGTATGTACTCGGCTTTTTGCGCAAGAGTCGCCGGGCCAAACTGGTGCTGGGTATCGTGCAGCTGCTGGTGTTGTGGTTTTACGCCCTGGTAACGGGTATGTCGCCCGCAGTGCTCCGGTCGGCGGGTATGTTTTCGGTGCTCATTGTTGCCAATGCCACCGGACGGCAGGCATACATGCCTAATGTACTCGGAGCCTCCGCATTTTTTATTCTTCTGTTCGACCCATACGCTCTGTTTTCCGCAGGGTTTCAATTGTCGTACGTTGCCGTGGCAGGTATCGGAGCCTGGCAAAAGCCGGTTTACGAACTGTTTACCATAAAAAATAGGTTTCTGGATCATATCTGGGAGCTGACGTCTGTGGCGCTGGTGGCGCAGATGGCTACGTTTCCACTGGGGGTGTATTACTTTCATCAGTTCCCAACGTATTTTCTGCTGGCCAACCCCATTGTAATGGATCTGGTAGCGTGTTTGTTACCGTTGGCCATGTTTAGCCTGGCTGTTTGCTGGATTCCTTACCTCCGCGATCTGAGCAGCTACCTCCTCCAAAAACTAACGGGGTTGCTCAATCAGAGCGTTAGCCAAACGAGTCAGTTGCCAGGTGGCCTGTGGGATGGGCTTTGGCTCGACCCGTTCGAACTGATTGTACTCTACGCCCTGCTGATTGCCGGTATCTATGCCTGGCTGCACCGAAAACCACAGTTTGGTCTGACAGCTACCGGGCTCGCTCTCCTGCTGATGAGTCTGTTACTGAACGACGAACTGAACCGGCGCCATCAGCAACGATTAGCGGTTCACTTTTTACCCCACAAAACGGCAGTCAGCCTCACGTCAGGCGGGGAGTCGATATTACTGACCGACCTCGACGTTCAAAACGACCCGCGCTCGTTTGATTTTTACCTTAAAAACACCTTCGGCCAATGGGGTGTACGTAAGCTAAGCGTGACCAATCCGAAGCCGGATAGCACGGCAACGGGGATACCACCCGGCTTTCAGGCTACCAACGATTACGCCCTCTGGGTTTGGCAGGGCAAAACCATTTTGCTCGTCAATCGGCTGCGGGGACGGTCGTACTGGCAATTGCCGGCCGTGGTCGATTACGCCATCATTCGCCGGAATGCCGTACAGCAGTGGTCTGATCTGGATGGGCGGGTAGTGGCTCGTCAGCTCATTTTCGACGACTCCAACAAAACGCCCCTCACCGACCGGTTACTGGCCGAAGCCCGCCCCCGCAACATCCGCTGCTACTCCGTACGGCAACAGGGTGCTTACGTGACCGAATGGTAA